The Brassica napus cultivar Da-Ae chromosome C1, Da-Ae, whole genome shotgun sequence DNA segment atctttgataatatatatagtatttgcataaagatttaacaataaaaatgttttataacacgattttacacaacaacatttttgtagtgtaagcttatataaatatgattgtataagtatataatgttaagatgagatgttatgaaaacaatgatatgcatacataaatattttaatgagttgttatatttgaacggttgcgatctaatactatactaaacacttattatgtgttattttcatagttttggcatctaaatttatagatttttatgattgaaactttatagaaacacatgtcgtcggtattttccgacgaaataccgacgacctttccaattttcaatgaaacccattgtcgtcgctatgtcgtcggtatattgcgagggatttccgacggaccattaaaaaaaaaaaaaaaaaaaaaactaatcagaatcttctgaatcttcatcaaactccccaacctcggcttccggctctgaatgtacgacagcatcatgtccaaacacagtcaaattctcaacgagttgaacattttccaaatcttcaactgcctgggcgttgctggtagactctggttgcaatggttcatcatcatcagaagttccatccactcgtcctcttgggttgatttgcgttacagtaacccatggatcgtctctgtacgtcacccgagggtaactgatgtagcacacctatacatatcaattatacaagtattagtaaaatatataacattaattaattatattggtaaaaaatatgaatagattgacatacctgatcagcttgcgaaccaagaatgaagggatcataatattgaagtttccgccgcgaatgaactgatgtaacaccaaacgcatcaatcttcactcctctatctggggtggtgtcataccaatcacaatagaatactacacaacgcaatccaaccattccaggaaattggatttccaatatttcttttatgttgccgtagtagacatcgtcaccagaagaagatgaaacaccagcatcatatgttgtcttagaatgacctttccttgtgaatgcatatcctcgcgtacaaaatttaggatatgatttgaccacatagtttggtccctgcacaaattcgcgtatccaatcatcgaacacaagacctctggccaaaccatcattcacctataaattaaaaacatatatgattgcaaaatttattagtttatatatgactcacataactacgaagccacgcagcaaatccgttatctctaagttgtcgaagctcatcttctgttgcatgcctgtgagtcatacgcaactccgccatatatacactatatacaaaaatattatcaatatgaaataaaattattgaatattaatctaacaataaatgaataaatatttttacctctcatattgtagaacatcttcacagttggtgagcaaatatgtttgcaaatgagcgtgctcagtgtccgtaagtctccgcttcgtgaattttccactaagtcgtcctatttccttgaacatgcttgggacagtaacatgatatgttgctctctcccctctatcatcatgccgagcaggtcttcggtgttttgtatgcacttctggtggaaaataattttcagcaaagattgcagtttcttcattgatcacctgtgccactatagatccttccaccctgctttgatttttgaccatcttcttcagatgatgcatataacgctcaaaaatatacatccatctgtactgcacaggaccaccaagttccaattctcttgcgagatgaatagcaagatgttccattacatcaaagaatgatggaggaaatatcttctcaaggttgcacatgctgactggtgcgtttgtcttcaaattattaataccctcttcagtcactactctgctgcataagtcgcggaagaaaacactaatccctacatagataaaagacataattttcgtaagtattaagtttttataagcataattgttaaatataaaaataaattaaattgtaaaaatataatatacctgcaattgcttcatgaacattacgtggcaataatgctgaaaaagcaaacggaaggaggcgctgcataattacatgacaatcatgactcttcaagccagtaaactttccttcgcttctatcaacgcagttccccaaatttgatgcatatccgtcaggaaatttcactttatctgtaatccaatcaaagaactcttcttttctagcaccatctagccgataaatgggaaaaggggccgtaccgttctcatcaacgtgaagttcagaacgatcacaaatatcgactaaatccaaccttgacttcaaattatccttcgttttaccttggatgttaaggactgtgttcatcagattatcgaagaagttcttctcaatatgcatgacatctaaattatgccgcaatagatgactctcccaatatggcagatcccagaaaatactctttttgtgccagttatgtagctctccaaccgcattgactcgaatgttttcatgtccacctacatctggcgtcctttctgcatcaaaatacctaaactgcttcaacaaatctttcccactaacttcctcaggtggaccatcaaacacctgcttgttcttcgtaaacgaagtcttactcctgcggtatggatgatcaggtggtagaaatcgtctgtgacagtcaaaccaacacgttttccttccgttctttagttggaaagcatctgtgtcatcttgacaatatggacatgatagcttcccatgtgttgtccatccagataacataccatatgctggaaagtcacttattgtccacataagtactgcccgcatctgaaagttttctttgcgcgaaacatcgtatgtctcaaaaccatgcgcccatagttgttgcaactcatatattagtggttgaagaaacacatctagtgatcttttaggatgatctggcccggggacgagaattgagagaaacaaaaactctcgtcgcatgcacaagctcggccgtaagttgtacggtgtcacaataactggccatagagaatactgccttccatgctttccaaatgggctgaaaccatcagtagataatccaagataaacatttcttctctcttccgcaaattctggatatgttgactggaaatgtttccaagcctttgcatctgaaggatgtctaatctcaccatttgtggaatgctctgcatgccatctcattgcttttgctgtgcgctcacactgatacaacctcttcaatctttccgtcaaaggcaaataccacattcttttgaatgggatcggaactcttcccctcgtctcctgataacgaggtttcccacaaaatttgcatacattccgtgtctcatccgctctccagtagatcatgcagttgtcaatacatacatctatcacttcatacggtagttgaagacctgcaacaagtttctgaacctcgtagtatgaacccggtgcaaggttatcctcaggtagaatacctttgacaaaatcagtaatcgcatccatacattcttcagccaaattatagtctgtcttaatacccattaatctagttgcagatgataagactgaatgaccatctctacaattttgatacaaaggttgttttcctgcatccaacatgtcaaaaaatctcctagactcggggtttggttcttcccctctataatgatcatgtaccatctgctcagtacctacaccataatctatatccgttctagattcttctaacctaatatcaggctgaggttcactaacaggctgaggttcgctagtactaccatattcataaccagtttccccatgaaggtaccaaactttataattacgtgaaaaccctttcatatacaaatgagtccaaacatcaaattcttttataaccttattattattgcaagaagagcagggacatcttaacataccactttttgcatccggttgctgttgaacaagcctcatgaattctccaatcccttgaacgtattcttccgtaagcaaattggtgttcggatccaaatgaggtttatccatccacgaacgataataaacttctgaagacatgattttcacggaattgttatgactaaagagaatgaagagagaatgaagtgtgaatgagttgaatgaggaggggttgtatttataggaaattgcttacggacctccgacgactttgcgACGGaatccgacggatgtaaagcagtccgtcggaattccgtcggtattgtctaatctcaaacggctatacaacggtcatatatatttgtcggcaacggtcacatggttcgtcggaattccgtcggaaaataccgacggaattccggcgactttgctgttaatcggaatgtcgtcggaaattcgtcggaatataccgacgaacttccgacgactacaacggttacattttttatccgaatgtcgtcgaaaagtcatcggaaaattccgacgaaccatatttcgtcggaattccgtcgaaaatggccgacggaattccgacgacttaattttttgggatttggtcggaaatttgtcagtattccgtcacaaatgtccgacgaccttggtgtccgtcggaacctccgtcggaattcgatgtgttttcttgtagtgttttaggcccaaaaaatggtaactatgtcctATTATACTAATCATGTATACTTTAAATCACATTagactaattatttttaaaatagcaaTAATGCCTTTAATTTcgattataaattcaaaattacaattaacaaaacaattgttaaatattataatataataaataattaaattaattaaaataaaggaatacattaaaaatcctcaaataaaaaaaagtaaacctaCACTTTATATCCCAcgatgtatttttttatttttctgaaaattgattttttcatacatggaaactaaatatttccaaatatttttctcCCATATTTTTCGGAACTGAttattcttatccgtagaatacagtAAATTTGTAGAACTCGGTTACTACAGGTTTTTAAATTTGTAGTagtgtgtagattttgatttctacgggttttagatttatattaaatcTTTAGAATTAGTTTTCtacatatttttagatttaagatAAATGAGTCATTTTCTCAGTAGACACACCATTACCGTTGTCTTTCATAATTCGTTCACCATTTTTCGTGTTATTATTCAGTTTCTTTTGCAAGAATTATCGTTAAGTGCGTTAAGCATAGCTCTGACTCTGAATCTCATGAGGAACATAAACTAGGACCCGTTTCAACCTTTTATCCTCGTTCATCACCTTTATATATCAAGCAATTAAGCTCACACATTTTCTTGACCAACATAAAAAGCTTAAGCATTATTATGAAATTCGTTAGAGGATCTTTAAAGAGTAAttgaaaactaataaaataaaattgtatacgACATAATTAACGCCTTGATTAGCTTTTTCTTTGAAACGACGATCAACACATATGCTACGTGCcaaatataatcaatatattacaataacagaaaaatatatcacaattagtccttttcaaaaacaaaaaaaataatataaatcacAATTATTATCAGAGATTTGTTGTTACcaaaactaacaaaaatatatatttgtattttaaagaaatttatattctaactttatattaaaacaaaaaccataGTAAAGCAGATGAAgcttaaaaatatgtaatagATATATTTGAAATTGCACATATTAAAGTTATCAATTATCATTTATGTGGTTTATAATAACCGGAAGACTTCGAGACTTTTGATTATAGAATCAACCGATCACAATCCACAAATTAACTAACGAATCAAGGTGAGAAACAATCCATTGACGTACGGTCAACTAGTGTAGGCCCCGTACGGGGCCTACATTCAGCCATCATGTACAGTATATCGGGAATATTACCAAACTGAAGACAGGTCCAGCCACACTTGTTTCCTTCTTTCCAAAAGTGAACTGATCTTAGATTGTGGGCACTGGTGATGCCGTCAATATAGGGTTGGTAAAGTATAATAGGTTTTTACTTGTAAAATTTGGGTTTCATGATTGAATTAGAGGAGTCCGACGTTGGTTGCATACAAATCTTTTATCGTCTGATCAAATCAAAGTATTATGGATGCTACGACGCACATGGGTAATAATTCAATTAGAATATCTAATCTGTAACTAATACCAAACACTAGTACTAACATCACCTAACCACTTATTATTTGAACCGAGTTTGGTCGAAACGAATAAATAGAGACAAACTCGTCGTCGGCGGGTTATTTCAAAGGAGTTTTATTATTCACTGAACAACAAGGTTACAACTAAAGAAAGTTTAATCGAAAAATAAGCTGGTGCTCAACGGCCGGAAAAGTACAAATCGGCAAGAATACAAAGTAAGTAAAACCTTATTTCTTTCTAGCTGCCAAGAAAGTGTGTGTATGTTCGGATCCCCTCTTcgtctccccccccccccccccccccccccccactttCCTTTTGTAGTTGTTGTCTTGTTCTCCCATTCCAGGTTTAGTCTAACCTAATGGACCTTCTGTGATCGTTGGGGCCGACCGATCCCTCATGGGCAAGCTGATGCGCTTCTCGAAGACGCCTAGCGGAGAACTAAGCTCTAACCGTCGCTCGGTCGGGAACCGTCGGCATTATTCAACTTTTTGgtaggcctgggcaaaataaccgaaaccgaagaaccgaaccggagccgaaccgaaatacccgaaaccggaaCCACACTAATACCTTCcaatacccgaacggttcctatatttttatatccgaactaaccgaaccgaaccagaaccgaaccgagaaccgaacgggtatccgaatatataaaaattctattaaaagtatctgaaaatagttgaggataactaaattattataaagtatccaaactacccgaaagtatctgaaagtatccggatagttttatccaaaatatccaaagtaatccgaaatgtccaaaaattttatctaaatcatcctaattatttgatattttaccttaaataaccgatattttatccaaatgatccgaaatacccgaactatccgaacccaaACCGGATCCAAGTGAGAACCTAAttttttccggatattttccggttcctacatttactatccgagccgaaccgaacccgaaactatccgaaccgaaccgaaccgaaaataggtcaagtactaaatggataCTCTGGCccttatccgaactacccgaaacccgaaatacccgaaccgaaccgaaccgatacccaaAATGCCTATGCCTATTTTTTGGGCCGACTCATTGGGTCGAGTCTCTTATTCGATGGACCTTGCGGAGGGATGAAATCCATCTCCTACACTCATTCATaccaatttttaaataacataactataccatatcaaaaatttaataatacatACAGTGGTAGAGCCACGTTTAGAAGCAAGGGTGTCAAGTGACccatatgaaatatataaagtTTAGTTTTTAGGCTTATTTTCACGGTTATCATTGTGGTGAATTGGTCAAAAGCTCTTCTTTTGACCCACGTCTTAAGTTCAAGTCTCAATTGTATATCTTTTTAACCAATCCTAAATAACTATGACCCATGTCAAATCAAAATCTTGCTCCGCCGCTTAATAcatattgacaaaaaatttaaaatatagattctaGTGAACGGCAACTAACATGTAACAAAAAATCTTATTCTCACAGTGATAAATCAAGAATAAGTTCATCCATCAAGGAAGTAACAAAACCATTCCCCAACTCTTCAACTACATAGTCTTGCTCATCACCATTGATAAAACCCCATTTCATTTCCTTCACATAAATCTCTCTTCACATAAATCTCTTAAGTTCAAGTCTCAATTGTATATCTTTTTAACCAATCCCCATGTCAAGTCAAAATCATGCTCCGCCACTGAATACATattgacaaaaattttaaaatatagactCTAGTGAACGGCAACGAACATGTGACAAAAAATCTTATTCTCACAGTGATAAATCAAGAATAAGTTCATCAATCAAGGAAGTAACAAAACCATTCCCCAACTCTTCAACTACATAGTCTTGCTCATCACCATTGATAAAACCCCATTTCATTTCCTTCACATaaatctctctcttctcttccacTTCCCAACTCATAAACatatattcttcttcttgtctcCTCATCAGCCATTCTTCAACAATCTTCACTAACTTATGCTCGTCTCTTGTGTCAGTATTCCCGTCTTCTCTGAAAAAATCTAGCAAAAGATTGTCTACTTTCTGAGACGCCAGTAACTGGCTCAGTTCCTCAGTCAATCTAGACTTCAGTAAAGCAAACAAACGGGTTGCTCGGTTTTCGGATTGATTTTCTTCGGTTTCGACCATGGGATGAGAGTCATAATCTTGTCTTTCAACATCTTGCTCTATACGTTTCTCTAAATCCACAGGCACAAGTCGTACCAAAGTCTCAAATCTTCTACTCTTCCTCAATAGCTTCTTCCCATGGGTTTCTGTAAGTACTATAAAAGGTTAACTTTGCGTTATACAGTATATATAAACAATACTCATTCGtaatgtattatgtatatagtCTTATTTGTTTAAACAAACACATTATATAGAGAATATTACATTATATGATACATAGAAAGAACACAAGCAATGACCTTATACCCTATAATCGAATATTCAAGAAGATCATCGGTGAACTTACCTTTTTGATGCGAATGAGGAGTTACTACATTATCTTGGAATGCACATTCCAAGATAGATATCGGACTGAGTTGTTCTTTCTCTTCGTTCACGCATTCCTacattttatagtggttcaatTACTTCGTTGTTacaagtaaattatataaagtcAACCCACTTCATGACAACAATATTTTACATATCTCCACATATTCCCAAATCATTACAAGTATTATACTAATTCGGTAATTTCAAAACATTTGGGTTTTAAACTTTTCTTTAACTAGTGCAACTGTGTGGGATATTTTTATAGAGTACGAATACAAATTCAGGATCAATTTGCCTTGGTAAGTGAGTGATATCATCCGTAGAATCCGGTTTCGAAGCCACCAAGAAGAAATAGCATCCCTCGGTTTCATCGCAAATACCATTTATTAATCACCTTCTAAAATAGTATAATTCCTCTTAACCCTCACGTGACTCGCACGCATGAACCGACAACTTAAAAAAGACCTAACTCAACTCAGCTTTAAAACTAACACAGAGAGTACTTTACATGCTAAGCCAAATGACTTGACCTAATGTTTTGCTGTTGTAATAAGTTGGTGAGATGTTTTAATGAATAGAGTTTATCTGTGGTGTGAGTCGTGTGACGTGCTGGATGATAATTGGACAAAAGCTTAAAAAGATAGCAGAAAAAGCTTTGAAAGTTTGCTAACTAACCTCTCTGTTGTCGTTGACAGACGATCTGTCACTGACGAGTGACCCTACACAATCCCCACTCATCATAACTACTACTCTGTTTGTTGTCTCCTCCCTCTCATCTCCCACGGCGTCGTTTTCCTTCGACGTCTCAGATTCGCCACTCGACTGAGTCACCTCCGAGTTCGTGAACAACTCGCTGCCAACACTCGTCGAGTCACCACCGGTGGAGTTTGACAACGTCGCTTCACCGGAAAATGATGCATTGGACGGTTGGTCTAGACTCTCTTTCAGAAACTCACCGAATGTCAATGATCTCCCTCGTTGGATCTTCTGTTCACGTCCCTCCGTTCTCCGTTCAATCTCTCCGTCGTCGACGTTATTAACTTCACGGTGAGAAAGTTTTTTCCAGAGGTTTCTAGAGAAGCTCCTCGAGAACATCCCTTTCTTTCGAGACGGAGAAGGAGGTTTAACGGAGGAGGAAGGGAACGGCAAGAGTTTAACGGCGCTGAGTACCGCCGTGGAAGCTTTCTTAACGGCGTGACTAAACGCCAGCCCGCAGTTAGAACGCCGTTTGCGGTGGAGTATTCCGGACCGTTTGATCTCGGCGTCGAGGAGACGAGGGAGGGATTTGAAGCCGTTGGATGAGCAAGAAGAGCTGAGATCATCAAGAAGGTAATCTCTAAGACTCAGTGACTTTAATCGTCTCTTGCTCATGGGAAGCCGATGATCGGAGGAAGTGATCGAGGACGCCATTGGAGAAATGAAACTTTGAAGAGCATAAACGTATGAGTGATGAGAGTAAAGAATGTGAGATAGAGAGCGTTTGCATTAGCATATATTCTAAACCATATAAGAAGAGCTAACTCATAAGGAAAATAATGCGTGTGGTTTTGGTAGTTAGTGTAGCCATTTAATATGTTAGTGATCAagttaatatgttttgtttcttatttctttAATCTTTTGAAATTGGAATCACGTATgtttaggggtgttcaatccggatatcggttcggtttcggttcggttttttcggtttttcggtgtttcggtttataaaaaatatctgccatattaaaactatatttaataTGATTTGGTTCgttttatataccgtcggtttttggtttattcggttttataccaaaaaaaccgtaaatatatttattttttaaaatattttgtgaattttactTTATAAGATTAGATATCggctttaaatttaattataacatggcgatattttagtttttaaataatttttttttttactatttaaataatcagtaaacatatttatttaataacagTAATAGTTTTATGGAATATAAGTAAGAAATATCAGTAATCCATAAtactattaaacaaaaaagtaaaaaatatgttttttaatttgataaaaaaaatttgaacttaaaataaaatattaaataactaaaataaacatttaagtaGGAAGATCataccaataaaataaattaggtatatattattaattatattatataatttacatatacttatactttatattttaattgatcggtttattcggtttgatcggtttatataccaaaccatatccatataccacggtttcttaaaaatgacattcattcgGTATATTCGGTACTACCAAATTCAAaccattttttctatttcggttcggttcggttttaattggttcggttttaccggattgaacacccctacttATGTTGgatattttattgatttgatgGAGTAGAGGTtagctttttattttg contains these protein-coding regions:
- the LOC106371677 gene encoding uncharacterized protein LOC106371677 isoform X1, with amino-acid sequence MASSITSSDHRLPMSKRRLKSLSLRDYLLDDLSSSCSSNGFKSLPRLLDAEIKRSGILHRKRRSNCGLAFSHAVKKASTAVLSAVKLLPFPSSSVKPPSPSRKKGMFSRSFSRNLWKKLSHREVNNVDDGEIERRTEGREQKIQRGRSLTFGEFLKESLDQPSNASFSGEATLSNSTGGDSTSVGSELFTNSEVTQSSGESETSKENDAVGDEREETTNRVVVMMSGDCVGSLVSDRSSVNDNREECVNEEKEQLSPISILECAFQDNVVTPHSHQKVLTETHGKKLLRKSRRFETLVRLVPVDLEKRIEQDVERQDYDSHPMVETEENQSENRATRLFALLKSRLTEELSQLLASQKVDNLLLDFFREDGNTDTRDEHKLVKIVEEWLMRRQEEEYMFMSWEVEEKREIYVKEMKWGFINGDEQDYVVEELGNGFVTSLIDELILDLSL
- the LOC106371677 gene encoding uncharacterized protein LOC106371677 isoform X2; translation: MASSITSSDHRLPMSKRRLKSLSLRDYLLDDLSSSCSSNGFKSLPRLLDAEIKRSGILHRKRRSNCGLAFSHAVKKASTAVLSAVKLLPFPSSSVKPPSPSRKKGMFSRSFSRNLWKKLSHREVNNVDDGEIERRTEGREQKIQRGRSLTFGEFLKESLDQPSNASFSGEATLSNSTGGDSTSVGSELFTNSEVTQSSGESETSKENDAVGDEREETTNRVVVMMSGDCVGSLVSDRSSVNDNREECVNEEKEQLSPISILECAFQDNVVTPHSHQKETHGKKLLRKSRRFETLVRLVPVDLEKRIEQDVERQDYDSHPMVETEENQSENRATRLFALLKSRLTEELSQLLASQKVDNLLLDFFREDGNTDTRDEHKLVKIVEEWLMRRQEEEYMFMSWEVEEKREIYVKEMKWGFINGDEQDYVVEELGNGFVTSLIDELILDLSL